One part of the Sneathia vaginalis genome encodes these proteins:
- a CDS encoding adenine phosphoribosyltransferase, which yields MTKLENEKLSSMIRTIPNFPEEGILFRDITTALKDKQGLKLIIDDFINRYKNKGIDYVLGADARGFIFGAVIAYEIGAGFVPARKLGKLPAETIKASYELEYGKNTIEIHKDAITEGSNVLIVDDLLATGGTAEAMVKLVESAKANIYELAFLIELKDLNGREKLHNNKVYSILKY from the coding sequence ATGACTAAGTTAGAAAATGAAAAATTAAGCAGTATGATTAGAACCATACCTAATTTTCCAGAAGAGGGAATACTTTTTAGAGACATTACAACAGCACTTAAGGATAAACAAGGGTTAAAGCTAATTATAGACGACTTCATAAATAGATACAAGAATAAGGGAATAGACTATGTGTTAGGAGCAGATGCAAGAGGTTTCATTTTTGGTGCAGTTATTGCCTATGAAATAGGTGCAGGATTTGTTCCAGCTAGAAAATTAGGTAAGTTACCAGCAGAAACAATAAAAGCTTCATATGAATTAGAATATGGTAAAAATACTATAGAAATACATAAGGATGCAATAACAGAAGGATCAAATGTATTAATAGTAGATGATTTACTTGCAACAGGTGGTACAGCTGAAGCAATGGTAAAATTAGTTGAAAGTGCAAAAGCAAATATATATGAATTAGCATTTTTAATAGAATTAAAAGACTTAAATGGTAGAGAAAAACTACATAATAACAAGGTTTACTCAATATTAAAATATTAG